The Caulobacter sp. FWC26 genome contains a region encoding:
- a CDS encoding bifunctional aminoglycoside phosphotransferase/ATP-binding protein, producing the protein MIKDAEAAREQEVAAWFGERAENTIETSCARVFLIGTSAFKVKRPVDFGFLDYSTLELRRWALERELTFNRAAAPDIYREVRRLTRTRDGGIEIDGEGEIVEYLLEMRRFDQNGVLATQPWAIDDALEDALGRTVARFHAGSSPRPQGGGVSALGYTIRSNANLLRGLASRLGKQAVERLVHETDLALERLGPLLDARAGEGFARHCHGDLHLGNILIENGQPILFDCIEFNDTLSDIDVQYDLAFLLMDLDFRRRRDAAGRVLNAYLDEAARTFGEGLWTGLAALPLMLSVRAAVRTHVWAYTGDDEAARAYLQTALEHLAPKPVSLVAAGGLSGSGKSTFSRVCAPGLGSAPGAVVLRTDEIRKRLWGVPSLQRLPREAYTPEMSAKVYDQLFHDAELCLKAGRSAVLDAVFLKPEERARAEALAKTCDVAFLGVWLEAPPEVLRARVAARVNDASDADVAVLENQLTRDTGEITWRKVDTVSAFEDEARALAEAMG; encoded by the coding sequence GTGATCAAGGACGCGGAAGCCGCGCGCGAGCAGGAAGTGGCCGCCTGGTTTGGCGAGCGGGCGGAAAACACGATCGAGACCTCGTGCGCCCGCGTGTTCCTGATCGGAACCTCGGCCTTCAAGGTCAAGCGCCCGGTGGACTTCGGCTTTCTCGACTACTCGACGCTGGAGCTGCGGCGCTGGGCGCTGGAGCGCGAGCTGACCTTCAACCGCGCCGCCGCGCCGGACATCTATCGCGAGGTGCGCCGCCTGACCCGGACGCGCGATGGCGGCATCGAGATCGACGGCGAGGGCGAGATCGTCGAGTACCTGCTGGAAATGCGCCGCTTCGACCAGAACGGCGTGCTGGCCACTCAGCCCTGGGCGATCGACGACGCGCTCGAGGACGCGCTGGGCCGCACGGTCGCGCGCTTCCACGCCGGATCCTCGCCGCGCCCCCAGGGCGGCGGCGTCTCGGCCCTGGGCTACACGATCCGCTCGAACGCCAATCTGCTGCGGGGCCTGGCGTCGCGCTTGGGCAAGCAGGCCGTCGAGCGTCTGGTGCACGAGACCGATCTGGCCCTGGAGCGCCTCGGACCCTTGCTCGACGCCCGCGCAGGAGAGGGCTTCGCCCGCCACTGCCATGGCGACCTGCACCTGGGGAACATCCTGATCGAGAACGGTCAGCCGATCCTGTTCGACTGCATCGAGTTCAACGACACCCTGTCGGACATCGACGTCCAGTACGACCTGGCCTTCCTGCTGATGGACCTCGACTTCCGCCGCCGTCGCGATGCGGCGGGACGGGTGCTGAACGCCTATCTCGACGAAGCCGCCCGCACTTTCGGCGAGGGATTGTGGACGGGTCTGGCGGCGCTGCCGCTGATGCTGTCGGTCCGCGCGGCCGTCCGCACCCACGTCTGGGCCTATACCGGCGATGACGAGGCCGCGCGCGCCTATCTGCAGACCGCCCTGGAGCATCTGGCGCCCAAGCCGGTCAGCCTGGTGGCGGCCGGCGGGCTGTCGGGCTCGGGCAAGTCGACCTTCTCGCGCGTCTGCGCGCCGGGTCTGGGCTCGGCCCCCGGAGCGGTGGTGCTGCGCACCGACGAGATCCGCAAGCGCCTGTGGGGCGTGCCGTCGCTGCAAAGGCTCCCGCGCGAGGCCTATACCCCGGAGATGAGCGCCAAGGTCTACGACCAGCTCTTCCATGACGCCGAGCTGTGCCTGAAGGCCGGTCGCTCGGCGGTGCTGGACGCGGTGTTCCTCAAGCCCGAGGAGCGCGCCCGCGCCGAGGCCCTGGCCAAGACCTGCGATGTCGCCTTCCTCGGCGTCTGGCTGGAGGCCCCGCCCGAGGTGCTGCGCGCCCGCGTCGCCGCCCGCGTCAACGACGCCTCTGACGCCGACGTCGCGGTGCTGGAAAACCAACTCACCCGCGACACGGGCGAGATCACCTGGCGCAAGGTCGACACCGTCAGCGCCTTCGAGGACGAGGCGCGGGCGCTGGCCGAGGCGATGGGGTAG
- a CDS encoding TetR/AcrR family transcriptional regulator, translating into MRMSPGLKRSKHKREEILGAARDHFLREGYADAGMEAVARAAGVSTATLYAYFPSKAELFRIIATEMIQGVAAPVCAAGRLRGEPRTRLVAFAVAYATFLSRPDMRAMVRIVTTERRRFPDVADQLLRVARQDLGGTAIAILKDLRKAGALRLDKPSWAAGQLLGMLDHGALVLGLAAGDEVTPQRPIRAIAEDAVDTFLARYGAGSVGDIDGRSAQTVSLASGA; encoded by the coding sequence ATGCGGATGAGCCCGGGTCTGAAGCGGTCGAAGCACAAGCGCGAGGAGATCCTCGGCGCGGCCAGGGATCATTTCCTGCGCGAAGGCTACGCCGACGCGGGCATGGAGGCGGTGGCGCGGGCCGCAGGCGTGTCGACGGCCACGCTGTACGCCTACTTTCCCAGCAAGGCCGAGCTGTTCAGGATCATCGCCACCGAGATGATCCAGGGCGTCGCCGCGCCCGTCTGCGCGGCCGGACGGCTGCGGGGCGAGCCCCGGACGCGGCTGGTCGCCTTCGCCGTCGCCTACGCCACCTTCCTCTCGCGCCCCGACATGCGGGCCATGGTCCGGATCGTCACGACCGAGCGCCGCCGCTTTCCGGACGTGGCCGATCAGTTGCTGCGCGTGGCGCGTCAGGACCTGGGCGGGACGGCGATCGCGATTCTCAAGGACCTGCGCAAGGCGGGGGCGCTGCGCCTGGACAAGCCGTCATGGGCCGCCGGTCAACTGCTGGGAATGCTGGATCACGGCGCCCTGGTGCTGGGGCTGGCGGCGGGCGACGAGGTGACGCCCCAACGGCCGATCCGCGCCATCGCCGAGGACGCCGTCGACACCTTCCTGGCCCGCTATGGCGCCGGTTCCGTTGGAGACATCGATGGTCGATCTGCCCAAACCGTATCGCTGGCTTCAGGCGCTTGA
- a CDS encoding TIGR02594 family protein: MVDLPKPYRWLQALDLLPRMVAEALQHHGVRETAGPANTPEIMAWAAQTGLKSSYNADATPWCGLFMAHVAKRAGKIVPPGPLWALNWAKFGVEGGQPELGDVLVFVRKGGGHVGLYVGEDTEAYHVLGGNQGDCVCFTRIDKERLYAVRQPPYNNKPSTAKVYLLAASGAMSSNEA; the protein is encoded by the coding sequence ATGGTCGATCTGCCCAAACCGTATCGCTGGCTTCAGGCGCTTGACCTGCTGCCCAGGATGGTCGCCGAGGCCCTGCAGCACCACGGCGTCCGCGAGACCGCCGGCCCGGCCAACACCCCCGAGATCATGGCCTGGGCCGCGCAGACCGGCCTGAAGTCCAGCTACAACGCCGACGCCACGCCCTGGTGCGGGCTGTTCATGGCCCATGTCGCCAAACGCGCCGGCAAGATCGTGCCGCCCGGGCCGCTGTGGGCGCTGAACTGGGCCAAGTTCGGCGTGGAAGGCGGCCAGCCGGAGCTTGGCGACGTGCTGGTCTTCGTCCGCAAGGGCGGCGGCCATGTCGGTCTCTATGTCGGCGAGGACACGGAGGCTTATCACGTGCTGGGCGGCAACCAGGGCGACTGCGTGTGCTTCACGCGCATCGACAAGGAGCGCCTCTACGCCGTGCGCCAGCCGCCCTACAACAACAAGCCGAGCACCGCGAAGGTCTATCTGCTGGCCGCCAGCGGGGCGATGTCGAGCAACGAGGCCTGA
- the pdxH gene encoding pyridoxamine 5'-phosphate oxidase, whose amino-acid sequence MSADPTLIPASPSEDDYVRQVQEATPPPLLSEEDPFALFAEWLEEAGKKEPNDPNAMTVSTVDGDGMPDSRMVLLKDFDARGFVFYTNTQSAKGQELNAHPKAALLFHWKSLRRQVRIRGAVEPVSEAEADAYFASRARHSQIGAWASDQSRPLPDRLALEKRVAEMGLKFGLGKVPRPPHWSGYRIVPVTIEFWRDRPFRLHERLVFDRAEGGWTTKRLFP is encoded by the coding sequence ATGAGCGCCGATCCGACCCTGATCCCCGCCTCGCCCAGCGAGGACGACTATGTTCGCCAGGTGCAGGAGGCGACTCCGCCGCCGCTGTTGAGCGAAGAGGATCCGTTCGCCCTGTTCGCCGAATGGCTGGAAGAGGCCGGCAAGAAGGAGCCGAACGATCCCAACGCCATGACGGTGTCGACGGTCGACGGCGACGGCATGCCCGACTCGCGCATGGTCCTGCTGAAGGACTTCGATGCGCGGGGCTTTGTGTTCTACACCAACACCCAGAGCGCCAAGGGCCAGGAACTGAACGCCCACCCCAAGGCGGCTCTGCTGTTCCACTGGAAGTCGCTGCGCCGTCAGGTGCGGATTCGCGGCGCGGTCGAGCCGGTCAGCGAGGCCGAGGCCGACGCCTATTTCGCCAGCCGCGCCCGCCACAGCCAGATCGGCGCCTGGGCCAGCGACCAGTCGCGGCCGCTGCCCGACCGCCTGGCCCTGGAGAAGCGCGTCGCCGAGATGGGCCTGAAGTTCGGCCTCGGGAAGGTGCCGCGCCCGCCGCACTGGTCGGGCTATCGGATCGTTCCGGTGACGATCGAGTTCTGGCGCGACCGTCCCTTCCGTCTGCACGAGCGACTGGTGTTCGACCGGGCCGAGGGCGGTTGGACGACGAAGCGGCTGTTCCCGTAA
- a CDS encoding DnaJ domain-containing protein, with translation MTARHPALTLSAARALLGVAADADERELRKAYREAAKRAHPDRPTGDAALFRDVLAAYRLLQDTPVVQHHYPPAVTQPAPIADRVFLEIDIATALSGGSEELAIDGRRLRLKLPAGLREGDRVRVEGVCFEVRLRAQDGALVRGDDLWLTGRVDPRVLAEGGRVDAETPLGPRPAWISTKAAARGLVRLPGQGLPARAHHKAGDLFLRLEAAESRGESPARSLLKRFAAAWAA, from the coding sequence ATGACCGCCCGGCATCCCGCCCTGACGCTTTCGGCCGCCCGCGCCCTGCTGGGCGTGGCCGCCGACGCGGATGAGCGCGAGCTGCGCAAGGCCTATCGCGAGGCCGCCAAGCGCGCCCACCCCGATCGTCCCACCGGCGATGCGGCCCTGTTCCGCGACGTGCTGGCCGCCTACCGCCTGCTGCAGGACACCCCGGTCGTTCAGCATCACTATCCGCCCGCAGTCACCCAACCCGCGCCGATCGCCGACCGCGTCTTTCTCGAGATCGACATCGCCACCGCCCTCTCCGGCGGGTCCGAAGAGCTGGCCATCGACGGCCGACGCCTGCGGCTGAAGCTGCCAGCGGGCCTGCGCGAGGGCGACAGGGTTCGCGTAGAGGGCGTTTGCTTCGAAGTTCGCTTGCGCGCCCAAGACGGCGCCCTGGTGCGCGGCGATGATCTGTGGCTGACCGGCAGGGTCGACCCTCGTGTGCTGGCCGAGGGCGGCCGGGTCGACGCCGAGACGCCCCTGGGCCCCCGTCCCGCCTGGATCTCAACCAAGGCCGCCGCGCGCGGTCTCGTGCGCCTGCCCGGCCAAGGCCTGCCCGCCCGCGCCCACCACAAAGCTGGCGACCTTTTCCTGCGTCTGGAAGCCGCCGAAAGTCGCGGCGAAAGCCCGGCGCGCTCCCTCCTGAAGCGCTTCGCGGCGGCCTGGGCGGCTTAG
- a CDS encoding organic hydroperoxide resistance protein, which translates to MTTLYTTRATVVGGREGHVRTEDGLLDVQLSMPKSLGGKETGTNPEQLFAAGYAACFQSAMAHVARTQKIALTGSTVTGQVGLASAEVGFRLEVALEVETQGLSQADAEALVATAHQVCPYSNATRGNIDVAISVKAA; encoded by the coding sequence ATGACCACCCTCTACACCACCCGCGCCACCGTCGTTGGCGGCCGCGAAGGCCACGTCCGCACCGAGGACGGCCTGCTGGACGTTCAGCTGTCGATGCCCAAGTCGCTGGGCGGCAAGGAGACCGGCACGAACCCCGAGCAGCTGTTCGCCGCCGGCTACGCCGCCTGTTTCCAAAGCGCCATGGCCCACGTGGCCCGCACCCAGAAGATCGCCCTGACCGGCTCGACCGTGACCGGCCAGGTCGGCCTCGCCTCCGCCGAGGTCGGCTTCCGCCTGGAAGTGGCGCTGGAGGTCGAGACCCAAGGCCTGTCGCAAGCCGACGCCGAGGCCCTGGTTGCGACGGCGCACCAGGTCTGCCCCTATTCGAACGCCACGCGCGGCAACATCGACGTGGCCATCAGCGTCAAGGCCGCCTAA
- a CDS encoding MarR family winged helix-turn-helix transcriptional regulator produces MNQKSASSDQPVEILRLDNQLCFALYGAANRMTRLYRPMLDALGLTYPQYLAMLVLWEASPRTVGALGEALDLDSSTLTPLLKRLETSGLVTRDRDPEDERRVIVALTDKGRALRDQAMTIPEKIFCALDMPLEAMGVLRDRLKTVAR; encoded by the coding sequence ATGAACCAGAAGTCCGCGTCATCCGATCAGCCCGTCGAGATCCTGCGCCTCGACAACCAGCTGTGCTTCGCCCTCTACGGCGCGGCCAACCGGATGACGCGGCTCTATCGCCCGATGCTCGACGCCCTGGGCCTGACCTATCCGCAGTACCTGGCGATGCTGGTGCTGTGGGAGGCCAGCCCCCGGACCGTCGGGGCGCTGGGCGAGGCGCTGGATCTCGACTCCAGCACCCTGACGCCGCTGCTCAAGCGGCTGGAGACTAGCGGCCTCGTCACCCGTGACCGCGACCCCGAGGACGAACGACGGGTGATCGTCGCCCTGACCGACAAGGGTCGGGCCCTGCGCGACCAGGCGATGACGATTCCCGAAAAGATCTTCTGCGCGCTGGACATGCCGCTGGAGGCGATGGGCGTGCTGCGCGACCGCCTGAAGACGGTGGCGCGCTGA
- a CDS encoding WcbI family polysaccharide biosynthesis putative acetyltransferase — translation MPRHKPIRAAIYGACHANALLRLLQGVPGLKGKIQFTPIPATMNITAEEMDAFIASVPDLDLVLYQPISANYRGLQFASARIVEAAGANTTLISFAYYHFEIYTPFITSALPGLPEPPTEYMDYLLGALIARGFDDAKIVDRLLHLDGLAPYVEGMVGAAFYEFGVREERVLEGDRPLDVKISERVKALYQSKRLGHTPNHPSTLPMRWIADDILKRLEPMIGKTLGARWSFTPDPLNEIQFFTPPFVRQAFGMTFDDKPVTLTKTHGRQKLADYVRGQRPFYEAIPREQFLQAVETMAQPTARPWYTPLLTTD, via the coding sequence ATGCCGCGTCACAAGCCGATCCGCGCCGCCATCTATGGCGCCTGCCACGCCAATGCGCTGCTACGCCTGCTGCAAGGCGTTCCGGGCCTGAAGGGCAAGATCCAGTTCACGCCGATCCCGGCGACCATGAACATTACGGCTGAGGAGATGGACGCCTTCATCGCGTCCGTGCCGGATCTGGACCTCGTGCTGTACCAGCCGATCTCGGCCAACTATCGCGGCCTGCAGTTTGCGTCCGCCCGCATCGTCGAGGCGGCCGGCGCGAACACCACCCTGATCAGCTTCGCCTACTATCACTTCGAGATCTACACGCCGTTCATCACCTCGGCCCTGCCCGGCCTGCCCGAGCCGCCGACCGAGTACATGGACTATCTGCTAGGCGCCCTGATCGCCCGAGGCTTCGACGACGCCAAAATCGTCGATCGCCTGCTGCACCTCGACGGCCTCGCCCCCTATGTCGAAGGCATGGTCGGCGCGGCGTTCTACGAGTTCGGCGTGCGCGAGGAGCGGGTGCTGGAGGGCGATCGGCCGCTGGACGTGAAGATCTCCGAGCGGGTCAAGGCGCTCTACCAGTCCAAGCGGCTGGGCCATACGCCCAACCATCCCTCGACCCTGCCCATGCGGTGGATCGCCGACGACATTCTCAAGCGGCTTGAGCCGATGATCGGCAAGACCCTGGGCGCACGATGGTCGTTCACGCCCGATCCGCTGAACGAAATCCAGTTCTTCACCCCGCCGTTCGTGCGTCAGGCGTTCGGCATGACCTTCGACGACAAGCCGGTCACCCTGACCAAGACGCATGGCCGCCAGAAACTGGCCGACTATGTGCGAGGCCAGCGCCCGTTCTACGAAGCGATTCCGCGCGAGCAGTTCCTGCAGGCGGTCGAGACCATGGCCCAGCCGACGGCGCGGCCCTGGTACACGCCGCTGTTGACGACGGACTGA
- a CDS encoding DUF4282 domain-containing protein translates to MPPANKSKRGSGSLLWDLLTFDRLVTGPVIHFIYWAGLGVVALFGFSVVGAAVGLALKEPGVGSLLLAFPVLVAGLLVAGALVLLWRAFCEFYVAIFRISEDLRALRQTSDADHAAHRARQQAAKQAAQSQP, encoded by the coding sequence ATGCCTCCGGCCAATAAGTCCAAGCGTGGGTCCGGCTCGCTGCTTTGGGATCTTCTGACGTTCGACCGCCTGGTGACCGGGCCGGTGATTCATTTCATCTATTGGGCCGGCCTGGGCGTCGTGGCGCTGTTCGGCTTCTCGGTGGTGGGCGCCGCCGTCGGTCTGGCCCTGAAGGAGCCGGGCGTCGGCTCCCTGCTGCTGGCCTTCCCGGTGCTGGTCGCGGGCCTGCTGGTCGCCGGTGCGCTGGTCCTGCTCTGGCGCGCCTTCTGCGAGTTCTATGTCGCCATCTTCCGGATCAGCGAGGACCTGCGGGCCTTACGCCAGACCAGCGACGCCGACCACGCCGCCCACCGCGCGCGGCAACAGGCGGCCAAGCAGGCCGCGCAGTCCCAGCCTTAA
- a CDS encoding TetR/AcrR family transcriptional regulator — MTEKTRRTPRQPRSEATVEAILEAAFQLLEQGGPRALTTNHIAERAGVSVGTLYQYFKGKQAILGALAQRQAATARDRIARIVIDGPRISAVRLIVRTLATAFEGSPATRRALLDAFAAEAGDEAVMRHHRLFFEAITGKARFDFDMTPEAGFVLTHAVIGLLRAATIEAELALDPQRLEDELTRLMEAYVLALIEAKGASG, encoded by the coding sequence GTGACTGAAAAGACGAGGCGAACGCCGCGCCAGCCGCGGTCCGAAGCGACGGTCGAGGCGATTCTCGAGGCGGCCTTTCAACTTCTGGAGCAGGGCGGCCCCCGGGCCCTGACCACCAATCACATCGCCGAGCGGGCCGGGGTGAGCGTCGGCACGCTCTACCAGTACTTCAAGGGCAAGCAGGCGATCCTCGGCGCCCTGGCCCAGCGGCAGGCTGCGACGGCGCGAGATCGCATCGCCCGCATCGTTATCGACGGTCCTCGGATCAGCGCCGTTCGCCTGATCGTTCGCACCCTGGCCACCGCCTTCGAGGGCAGCCCCGCGACGCGGCGGGCGCTGCTTGACGCGTTCGCCGCGGAGGCCGGCGACGAGGCCGTGATGCGCCACCACCGGCTGTTCTTCGAGGCGATCACCGGCAAAGCCCGCTTCGACTTCGACATGACGCCGGAGGCGGGGTTCGTGCTGACGCACGCCGTGATCGGCCTGCTGCGGGCGGCGACGATCGAGGCCGAACTGGCGCTCGATCCGCAACGCCTGGAAGACGAACTGACGCGCCTGATGGAGGCCTATGTTCTGGCGCTGATCGAGGCCAAGGGCGCCTCCGGCTAG
- a CDS encoding oxygenase MpaB family protein: MTAALETVRAKVAAQKTALPALYGDVDFDATPERFTDDPTTSVAPRLAHARLDPEKLALIKAYTMLGDVVADAYAALMPKHGFRPLIQMLTKACDEGLAAVPDAPPELAAFIADMERIPDWLDMDLVREGQRLDRNAAANLGPFAIRGAFIATFMNKYAALPMALTGTLSNDTAARRVNETATFFTTTLLPGSLERHGAGFKAAAMVRLMHSMVRFNALKRSNLWDVGVYGIPIPQVDQMPAGLIPIFLMSYKIVATGRTVFTPEERARVELARYRCFLLGLPEDLLADTPQGVVDTMNARSATLRAGFDDATCGELVRATLNAYLPPDERPENRLFDYVERGFAKVFFLRNFLNGDRAAAARMGVEIGPRDFMLFGVVALLVTSRLAAYRLARNVPGVAGLADRRLVARLKKQLARYGHAEFTSDADQYRPAAGARKAA, from the coding sequence ATGACCGCCGCTTTGGAGACGGTTCGCGCCAAGGTCGCCGCCCAAAAGACCGCCCTGCCCGCCCTGTACGGCGATGTCGACTTCGATGCGACGCCCGAGCGCTTCACCGACGACCCCACGACCAGCGTCGCCCCGCGCCTGGCCCACGCCAGACTCGATCCCGAGAAGCTGGCCTTGATCAAGGCCTACACCATGCTGGGCGACGTCGTGGCCGACGCCTATGCGGCGCTGATGCCGAAGCATGGCTTCCGCCCGCTGATCCAAATGCTGACCAAGGCCTGCGACGAGGGGCTCGCCGCCGTGCCGGACGCGCCGCCGGAGCTCGCCGCCTTTATCGCCGACATGGAACGCATCCCCGACTGGCTCGACATGGACCTGGTGCGCGAGGGTCAGCGGCTGGACCGCAACGCCGCCGCCAATCTGGGCCCGTTTGCAATCCGGGGCGCGTTCATCGCCACCTTCATGAACAAGTACGCCGCCCTGCCGATGGCGCTGACGGGGACGTTGTCGAACGACACCGCCGCCCGCCGGGTCAACGAGACGGCGACCTTTTTCACCACCACCTTGTTGCCGGGTTCGCTGGAGCGACATGGGGCCGGATTCAAGGCCGCCGCCATGGTGCGGCTGATGCACTCGATGGTGCGGTTCAATGCTCTCAAGCGCTCGAACCTGTGGGACGTCGGCGTCTATGGCATTCCGATCCCGCAGGTCGACCAGATGCCCGCCGGCCTGATCCCGATCTTCCTGATGAGCTACAAGATCGTGGCGACGGGCCGCACGGTCTTCACGCCCGAGGAGCGCGCTCGCGTCGAGCTGGCCCGCTATCGCTGCTTCCTACTGGGGCTGCCCGAGGATCTCCTGGCCGACACCCCGCAAGGCGTGGTGGATACGATGAACGCCCGCAGCGCCACGCTGCGCGCCGGCTTCGACGACGCGACCTGCGGCGAGCTGGTCCGCGCCACCCTGAACGCCTACCTGCCGCCGGACGAACGCCCCGAGAACAGGCTGTTCGACTATGTGGAACGCGGCTTCGCCAAGGTGTTCTTCCTGCGAAACTTCCTGAACGGCGATCGCGCAGCGGCGGCGCGAATGGGCGTCGAGATCGGCCCGCGCGACTTCATGCTGTTCGGCGTCGTGGCGCTGCTGGTGACCAGTCGGTTGGCCGCCTACCGCCTGGCCCGAAACGTGCCGGGTGTCGCGGGGCTGGCCGATCGGCGGTTGGTGGCGCGGCTCAAGAAGCAACTGGCGCGGTACGGCCACGCGGAGTTCACGAGCGACGCAGACCAGTACCGCCCGGCGGCGGGAGCCCGGAAGGCCGCCTAG